Proteins encoded together in one Palaemon carinicauda isolate YSFRI2023 chromosome 45, ASM3689809v2, whole genome shotgun sequence window:
- the LOC137634751 gene encoding uncharacterized protein isoform X4, which yields MFDSGTESGDESSNQEEFLSFMEGIKASIGDANMDGKKNNREHSQGSTDSSNEFSPELIVEVNSVLDRLKTNIGKSKSQSSIPEVHEEGETELLSLIDRLQNSLGGALLDCNVDEESKSADADALLNKMSADYIDDADDEDDGNEEEEDRRELEEEREEGGDEEEEEGAAEDEDSDAETFHESIRNMSGVLKSNSSGLMHSSSYASSGAGSPAVVTGGLRFSVNMNEASGVILKVDETKSEKDYTRHSQSSERCHSNVSSRISKSPSGHSSPTSDQQSLQQDSNISEARVILSTAIGRCQSREELVRQPSDGNIYEDEEDEVFMDAQEGSTRDGTPDSRMSNYSDQDNPKRKEKREIPWKIRAAKKRFERPNQTDSQSPTPVTVYDHLAGAKLVQRKKTKYQKLWDSKTDSYKVPLTYQSHSVGKIQDMKKNWEFLNRSNSNEDFGVMHKPVHSKSAERMKVEYSHLVTSYSAGSISPHSPAVSHPPKQANHVSDKSDSEDSDDEGEVFSIQPYQVRVGIKAHHPGVFHRQQESQVVRSSNVFQKLERQDVKKKGSYFVEKALDAKPTVWGENPNKDRQVSPHLQQQSQAPALPPRQQGAPIVPPKRPTSLAILPTVPDCRPALFEDGKNNSSEPPPPLPQRGEIPQPPPVPHRAESASEECEYHAPAIGRTHKGTTVVHHGQLITRSKSTPNAHLVSGHIEVHKPLGNLTRRRKQSIEEKMYLDSLPKPSVTQFQTNTQVKTHQVSHVHKLLSSETSAVEMEINNGHEGLNHADKAVFHSENENHKNLENGISGISDDPSTKLFTPEMMVKIAVHKAAISKQISEGEQQRRSGMVRANSAEAELTSTHSNRTFYRMNTISNPDAAADEFVSTARQGMPHQNKRVTRRKQDEDDEEEKLIELLRQQSLRNKQNAQAKEEQQKQQEIIKQQELKKKEEYKKGLEMRKRELQKQQELQKVQREEERKQEEEIQRQKEIQKELEMKRQQEIQRQQEIQRQQEIQRQKEIQRQEELKRQEELKKQEEQRRQEELRKLEELRRQEELRKQEELMQQERKKQEEFRRQEELIMQEERRKQEELRKQEEMRRQEEIKRQEELRRLEELRQQEELKRQEEVRRQEELRKQEELRKQEELRWKEELRMQEELRKQEELRRQEELKIQEEQKRQEELRMQQELQKQEELRAQQERQRQEELMRQELQRQEEVRKQMELEEFQRKLEIQKEAELKRKQEELQQQILLQQQQILQQQQLIKQQQEELLRHQSQQQNLDVQETRLNTIDQKAFSQQSQHSQVNVQQSSVVQPISQPQQGSVVQQGKALSAVQQAVLEESLQKGPTFGKQAQRVPQNNATEWTSKTTYGRKNSVEGAAGMVTAALSRHQSREELVRRTSLSASGMNGSQNSIGQSSNPDIEGFGAEYDTEMNDDVFSNDQQEKVQYTNSLNSSAALDNRNNSGEIFMVSKVVVGPVSTPPHQYQSSPVAKSPQEKPALRRVHSQHGSPRREVNKVELQEMDRSKSSSVSSLAEKFQPQQPQQPKTKVRAFQKNYSFDNVSFNNQSSASPSDSPVFIQSPVISYRMTPGGISSSINDSDKMKKSSSTTCLTNTGQSQQVFSPINSINQASSFTAATRETVRTKSSSISTLNEKVQIKAPSLPISAQNAALGSVSQSLKSITGTEVKEKSTFLQQNKSSLPSPTAIKWGSISDNNSSKPKATDFVVPPLPTTVMRQQQLREQQLREQQEKQQKKVSRWGNIPDNTMKPKNLEFNPPPQPNFSMPQQGVSRWGSVPDSVSDPKVTDNVIPVASKTERGRLNSAPTQDSRITSMQHQTFSSSSQLSSSSMQATSQPSIGRPFATSSKNVSSAAMKFEQTTSTKVTGDAKASSTMSPFGTSRTSTTDTRSSSQVNVQKSSYSSNVSSSTTSSFKTSSVSTADSKSVVSPFDKFKQMDAPTPRTPNPFSLTLPIIRHNAATIKKIILDFCKRSTAEYESKGIKIENFSTSWNDGMAFCALIHHFYPDAFDFDKLDPKNRRYNFDLAFRVADEKAGIYPLLDVEDMVMMKKPDWKCVFTYVQALYKRLKDE from the coding sequence ATGTTTGATTCAGGCACTGAATCAGGAGATGAATCTAGTAATCAAGAAGAATTTCTAAGTTTTATGGAAGGGATAAAGGCATCAATAGGGGATGCAAATATGGATGGTAAAAAGAATAATCGTGAACATAGTCAGGGGAGCACAGACTCAAGTAATGAATTTAGTCCAGAATTGATAGTCGAGGTTAATTCAGTGCTAGATCGATTGAAAACAAATATTGGAAAATCTAAAAGTCAAAGTAGTATTCCTGAAGTACATGAAGAAGGAGAAACGGAATTGCTTTCACTCATCGATCGTCTCCAGAATTCCCTCGGAGGAGCATTACTTGATTGTAATGTTGATGAGGAAAGCAAGTCAGCTGATGCTGATGCATTACTGAATAAAATGTCAGCTGATTATATTGATGAtgcagatgatgaggatgatggtaaTGAAGAGGAAGAAGATCGAAGAGAATTGGAAGAGGAGAGGGAGGAAGGTggagatgaagaagaggaagaaggggctGCTGAAGATGAAGACAGTGATGCTGAAACGTTTCATGAATCGATAAGAAACATGAGTGGTGTACTCAAGTCAAATTCATCTGGCCTGATGCATTCATCTTCATATGCCTCTTCTGGTGCTGGAAGTCCTGCAGTAGTAACAGGAGGACTTAGATTCTCAGTTAATATGAATGAGGCCAGCGGTGTAATTCTCAAGGTAGATGAAACCAAATCTGAGAAAGACTACACTCGGCACTCTCAGTCTTCGGAGAGGTGCCATTCGAACGTATCTAGTAGAATCTCAAAAAGTCCTTCTGGTCATTCGAGTCCAACCAGTGACCAACAGTCTCTACAGCAAGACAGCAATATTAGTGAGGCTCGGGTGATTCTTTCCACAGCAATAGGTAGGTGCCAGTCACGTGAAGAGTTGGTCAGACAACCCAgtgatggcaatatatatgaagaTGAGGAAGATGAGGTTTTTATGGATGCTCAAGAGGGGTCAACAAGAGATGGAACTCCTGACAGTAGAATGAGCAATTATAGTGATCAGGATAAtccaaaaaggaaagaaaagagagagattCCCTGGAAAATAAGAGCTGCCAAGAAGCGCTTTGAGAGGCCAAACCAGACTGACAGCCAGTCTCCTACACCAGTAACTGTATATGACCACCTAGCAGGGGCTAAACTAGttcaaagaaagaaaacaaagtaTCAGAAGCTGTGGGATTCAAAGACTGACTCCTACAAAGTCCCATTAACCTACCAGAGCCATTCAGTTGGCAAAATACAAGATATGAAGAAAAACTGGGAATTTCTTAACCGTTCTAATTCCAATGAAGATTTTGGGGTTATGCATAAACCTGTACATTCCAAGTCTGCTGAACGTATGAAAGTGGAATATAGTCACTTGGTGACATCATACTCAGCTGGAAGTATAAGTCCACATAGCCCTGCAGTATCACACCCACCAAAACAAGCAAATCATGTTAGTGACAAAAGTGATtcagaagattcagatgatgagggaGAAGTCTTTTCTATTCAACCTTATCAAGTCAGAGTTGGAATAAAAGCTCACCATCCGGGTGTATTCCATAGACAACAAGAATCACAAGTTGTGAGATCAAGTAATGTTTTTCAGAAGCTTGAAAGGCAGGATGTGAAGAAAAAGGGCAGTTACTTTGTGGAAAAAGCTTTAGATGCCAAGCCAACTGTTTGGGGTGAAAACCCAAATAAAGATAGACAGGTAAGTCCACATTTGCAACAGCAGTCTCAAGCACCGGCATTGCCACCACGTCAACAGGGAGCACCCATAGTTCCCCCTAAACGGCCAACGTCTTTAGCTATTCTTCCTACAGTTCCTGATTGTCGTCCTGCTCTATTTGAAGACGGTAAAAATAATTCGAGTGAACCACCACCACCCTTGCCTCAGAGAGGCGAGATTCCTCAACCACCACCAGTTCCACACCGAGCAGAGTCAGCGTCTGAGGAATGCGAGTACCACGCGCCAGCTATTGGTCGTACTCACAAGGGGACCACTGTGGTACATCATGGACAATTAATAACACGGTCTAAGTCAACTCCTAATGCACATTTAGTGTCTGGACACATAGAAGTGCATAAACCTCTTGGAAATCTAACAAGGAGACGTAAACAGAGCATTGAAGAAAAAATGTATTTAGATAGTCTTCCTAAGCCAAGTGTTACACAATTTCAAACTAATACTCAGGTCAAAACACACCAAGTTTCTCATGTTCATAAACTGCTCTCTTCAGAAACTTCTGCTGTTGAAATGGAGATTAACAATGGGCATGAAGGTCTTAACCATGCTGATAAAGCAGTTTttcacagtgaaaatgaaaatcacaaaaaCTTGGAAAATGGCATTTCTGGTATTTCAGATGATCCAAGCACCAAACTTTTTACTCCTGAAATGATGGTCAAAATTGCTGTACATAAAGctgcaataagtaaacaaataagtgAAGGTGAGCAACAACGTAGATCCGGTATGGTGAGAGCTAATTCAGCTGAGGCTGAACTAACATCGACCCATTCTAATCGCACTTTCTATCGCATGAATACAATATCAAATCCTGATGCTGCTGCAGATGAATTCGTGAGCACTGCACGGCAAGGAATGCCTCACCAGAATAAACGCGTTACGAGAAGGAAgcaagatgaagatgatgaagaagaaaagcTCATTGAACTTTTAAGGCAACAGTCActtagaaataaacaaaatgcaCAAGCAAAAGAAGAGCAACAAAAACAGCaagaaattataaaacaacaaGAACTAAAAAAGAAGGAAGAGTATAAAAAAGGGCTAGAAATGAGGAAACGTGAATTACAAAAGCAGCAAGAGCTACAGAAAGTACAACGTGAGGAGGAAcgaaaacaagaggaggagatacAGAGGCAAAAAGAAATCCAAAAGGAACTAGAGATGAAGAGACAGCAAGAAATTCAGAGACAGCAAGAGATTCAAAGACAGCAAGAGATTCAAAGACAGAAAGAAATCCAACGACAAGAAGAACTGAAGAGGCAGGAGGAGTTGAAAAAGCAAGAAGAGCAAAGGAGACAAGAGGAGCTTAGAAAGCTGGAAGAATTAAGACGTCAAGAAGAGCTTAGGAAGCAGGAAGAATTGATGCAGCAAGAGCGTAAAAAGCAGGAAGAATTTAGGCGACAAGAAGAATTGATAATGCAAGAAGAGCGAAGAAAGCAAGAAGAATTACGAAAGCAGGAAGAAATGAGGCGACAGGAGGAAATAAAGAGGCAAGAAGAACTAAGAAGATTAGAAGAACTGAGGCAACAGGAGGAGCTAAAACGACAAGAAGAAGTAAGAAGACAAGAGGAGTTAAGAAAGCAAGAAGAACTAAGGAAACAAGAAGAATTGAGGTGGAAAGAAGAATTAAGAATGCAGGAAGAGTTGAGAAAGCAAGAAGAACTAAGGCGACAAGAGGAGCTTAAAATTCAGGAGGAACAAAAGCGGCAAGAAGAACTCAGAATGCAACAGGAATTACAGAAACAAGAAGAACTGAGAGCACAGCAGGAGAGGCAAAGACAAGAAGAACTAATGAGGCaagaacttcaaagacaagaaGAAGTTAGAAAGCAAATGGAGCTAGAAGAATTTCAGAGGAAATTAGAAATTCAAAAGGAAGCCGAACTAAAAAGAAAACAGGAGGAACTTCAGCAGCAGATATTACTGCAGCAACAACAAATTTTACAGCAACAACaactaataaaacaacaacaagaagagtTACTGAGACATCAAAGCCAGCAGCAAAACCTTGACGTACAGGAGACACGGCTAAACACCATTGATCAAAAAGCGTTTAGTCAGCAGTCTCAGCATAGCCAAGTTAATGTCCAACAATCTTCTGTTGTTCAACCAATATCTCAGCCTCAACAAGGCAGTGTGGTTCAACAAGGGAAAGCTCTTAGTGCTGTGCAACAGGCTGTGCTTGAAGAGAGCCTACAGAAAGGACCTACCTTTGGCAAGCAAGCACAGAGGGTTCCTCAAAACAATGCCACAGAATGGACATCCAAAACGACGTATGGAAGAAAAAACAGCGTTGAAGGTGCTGCAGGTATGGTAACTGCTGCCTTGTCTCGTCATCAGTCTCGTGAAGAATTAGTACGACGAACGAGCCTCTCGGCTTCTGGTATGAATGGCAGTCAGAATTCTATTGGACAGTCTTCCAATCCAGATATAGAAGGTTTTGGTGCTGAATATGATACTGAGATGAATGATGATGTGTTCTCTAATGATCAACAGGAAAAAGTGCAGTATACAAATTCACTAAACAGCAGTGCTGCTTTGGATAATAGAAATAATTCTGGTGAAATATTCATGGTTAGTAAAGTTGTTGTTGGTCCTGTTAGTACGCCACCTCATCAATACCAAAGTAGTCCAGTGGCAAAAAGTCCTCAAGAGAAACCAGCTCTTCGTCGTGTGCATAGTCAGCATGGGTCACCAAGACGTGAAGTCAACAAAGTTGAGCTACAGGAAATGGACCGTAGTAAGAGCTCTTCCGTTTCCTCATTAGCTGAAAAATTCCAGCCCCAGCAGCCGCAGCAACCGAAAACAAAAGTCAGAGCTTTCCAAAAGAACTATTCCTTTGATAATGTATCATTTAATAACCAAAGCTCTGCTTCACCATCTGATTCACCTGTCTTCATACAGAGTCCAGTGATATCATACAGAATGACTCCAGGAGGTATATCATCCTCCATAAATGATAGTGACAAAATGAAGAAGAGTTCATCAACTACATGCTTAACTAATACTGGTCAAAGTCAACAAGTTTTTAGTCcaattaattctattaatcaaGCATCTTCGTTCACTGCAGCAACACGGGAAACTGTGAGAACAAAAAGCTCTTCAATTTCTACTCTAAATgaaaaagttcaaatcaaagcaccAAGTCTTCCAATAAGTGCTCAGAATGCAGCATTAGGTAGTGTTAGCCAATCCCTAAAGAGTATTACTGGAACGGAAGTAAAAGAAAAATCAACATTCCTACAGCAGAACAAATCAAGTCTCCCATCACCAACAGCTATTAAATGGGGCAGTATATCTGATAATAATTCATCGAAGCCAAAGGCCACAGATTTTGTAGTTCCACCTCTTCCAACAACAGTTATGCGCCAACAACAGCTACGAGAGCAACAGCTTCGTGAACAGCAAGAAAagcaacagaaaaaagtctctcgTTGGGGTAATATTCCTGATAATACAATGAAGCCTAAGAATTTAGAGTTCAATCCTCCTCCTCAGCCTAACTTTAGTATGCCTCAGCAAGGAGTGTCCAGATGGGGAAGTGTTCCAGATTCGGTCTCCGACCCTAAAGTAACTGATAACGTTATTCCTGTAGCTTCTAAGACAGAACGTGGTCGCTTAAATTCTGCTCCCACGCAGGATTCAAGAATAACTAGCATGCAGCATCAaacattttcttcctcttctcagTTATCCTCATCATCAATGCAGGCAACATCACAACCTTCTATAGGTCGTCCTTTTGCCACAAGTAGTAAGAATGTGTCCTCTGCTGCGATGAAATTTGAACAAACTACTTCGACGAAAGTAACAG